In Deinococcus arcticus, a single genomic region encodes these proteins:
- a CDS encoding fumarylacetoacetate hydrolase family protein — protein MKYARFIAGGRALNGHLQEGQLIDAAGVAHDPARVQFRLPVDPPKVIALALNYNDHAGELGLTQPKEPALFWKPNTTLLPHGGTVIYPRGAQFMHYEVELGVIIGRDARRVKARDALDYVGGYTIGNDLVVRDYVTNTFRPPMRGKGWDTFGPLGPYYVTADEIADPHNLRLTAHVNGELRQEGSTADMIFSIPELIEHISRFMTLQKDDVILTGTPKGISHVRPGDVMTLEVEGLGTLQNDIQEEDEGAEPITGQESKEGEWDGR, from the coding sequence GTGAAATACGCCCGTTTTATCGCCGGGGGCCGCGCCCTCAATGGCCATCTTCAGGAAGGTCAGCTGATTGACGCCGCCGGCGTGGCCCATGATCCCGCCCGCGTGCAATTCCGCCTGCCCGTGGACCCGCCCAAGGTCATTGCCCTGGCCCTGAACTACAACGACCACGCCGGGGAACTGGGGCTGACCCAGCCCAAGGAACCCGCGCTGTTCTGGAAGCCCAACACCACCCTACTGCCCCACGGCGGCACCGTGATTTACCCGCGCGGCGCCCAGTTCATGCACTACGAGGTGGAACTGGGCGTGATTATCGGGCGCGACGCCCGGCGGGTAAAGGCCAGAGACGCGCTGGATTACGTGGGCGGCTACACCATCGGCAACGATCTGGTGGTGCGCGACTACGTGACGAACACCTTCCGGCCCCCCATGCGTGGCAAGGGCTGGGACACTTTCGGACCGCTGGGCCCCTACTACGTGACCGCCGATGAAATTGCCGATCCCCACAACCTGCGCCTGACCGCCCACGTGAACGGCGAACTGCGCCAGGAAGGCAGCACGGCCGACATGATCTTCTCGATTCCCGAACTGATCGAGCACATCAGCCGTTTCATGACCCTGCAAAAAGACGATGTCATCCTGACAGGCACCCCCAAGGGCATCTCGCACGTGCGCCCCGGCGACGTGATGACCCTGGAAGTTGAGGGCCTGGGCACGCTGCAAAACGACATTCAGGAAGAGGATGAAGGCGCCGAGCCCATCACCGGACAGGAAAGCAAGGAAGGCGAGTGGGACGGCCGCTGA
- a CDS encoding helix-turn-helix domain-containing protein, producing the protein MTTRARQAAAAPLTDLPQVATLMDSLQAALAEPHPEEALVQLAARTTGGHAELRASWGDVIASAGRAAGPPVTLRLDHGGRHVGLLVTAVDPAWAPLLPVLRAYAVLARLQAAAAGAARRRVGERALDALLASRDAQLPGLDGPFALAVGTFTDTLETDEQALDILAGAGEGYFQQRRLLGHSTVQGGRAVWLWRSLDLGREAHELHRALAASTSRGVRLGVSARSHQPPHSEAVTHAFGQARQALRAAAVEGGAALFHTSDPFHALLDSGALKTLREQVMTQLAALNDGGRVEQTLRRYVQQPGHLAKLAQAEGVHLNTVRARLRRAEEVLGESLNQPALLARLYLAFASEER; encoded by the coding sequence ATGACCACACGTGCCCGGCAGGCAGCGGCCGCGCCGCTGACCGACCTTCCCCAGGTAGCGACCCTGATGGACAGCTTGCAGGCAGCCCTGGCCGAGCCCCACCCAGAAGAAGCCCTGGTGCAACTGGCTGCCCGGACCACAGGCGGCCACGCCGAGCTACGTGCCAGCTGGGGCGATGTCATTGCCAGTGCTGGCCGCGCCGCTGGACCGCCTGTGACCCTGCGGCTGGACCATGGTGGGCGGCACGTGGGCCTGCTGGTCACCGCGGTTGACCCCGCCTGGGCGCCGCTCCTGCCGGTGCTGCGGGCCTACGCTGTGCTGGCCCGGCTGCAGGCCGCCGCAGCGGGCGCCGCGCGGCGCCGGGTGGGCGAGCGGGCGCTGGACGCCCTGCTGGCCAGCCGGGACGCCCAACTGCCGGGGCTGGACGGGCCCTTCGCCCTGGCAGTGGGCACCTTCACCGATACGCTGGAGACGGACGAACAGGCGCTGGACATACTGGCCGGTGCCGGCGAGGGCTATTTTCAGCAGCGTCGGCTCCTGGGGCATTCCACAGTGCAGGGGGGCCGCGCCGTCTGGCTGTGGCGCAGCCTGGATCTGGGACGAGAAGCCCACGAACTTCACCGTGCCCTGGCGGCGTCCACCAGTCGTGGGGTGAGGCTGGGCGTGAGCGCCCGCAGTCACCAGCCACCGCATAGTGAGGCCGTAACGCATGCCTTTGGGCAGGCCCGGCAGGCCCTCCGGGCAGCCGCGGTGGAGGGCGGCGCCGCCCTGTTCCACACCAGTGATCCTTTTCATGCCCTGCTGGACAGCGGCGCCCTCAAGACCCTGCGCGAGCAGGTGATGACTCAGCTGGCCGCCCTGAATGATGGGGGCCGGGTGGAACAAACGCTGCGCCGCTACGTCCAGCAGCCCGGCCACCTGGCGAAACTGGCACAGGCCGAAGGTGTCCACCTTAACACGGTCCGCGCCCGCTTGCGGCGGGCAGAGGAGGTGCTGGGTGAATCCCTGAATCAACCAGCGCTGCTCGCCCGGCTTTACTTGGCCTTCGCCAGCGAAGAGCGCTGA